The genomic window TCGTTGCCGTCTCCTTCAGCCCGACTCGCCTGCAGTTCCATCCCTTCCGGCGTTCAGGTATAGTGCGCGACTCTGTTCCTCGATTCAGCTCTTCAGTATCTCCTCACTgattgttcttcttcagcctctgttagttcttcttcttgttgcTGATTCTTGTTGTTAATTGCTATGTTGTTGTTGCATAGATGTTCATTTCTTGTAGTGATTGAATTTATTTGCTGTTATTATTCTTGATTACTTAAAGTTTTTGCTAATAATTGTTCAGTTCTTGTAGTTATTGCTGTTATGGTTCTTGTTGATTTGTTAGTGATTGTTTCTGTTACTGTTCTTGTTGATTTGTTAACTTTTTGCTAATAATTGTTCAGTTCTTGCTAATTTTTTTTACTACGGTTGAACCATTGATccagtgaaccagtagctagATTGAATAATCATTCATTCTTCTAATATGGTGCTAATGAATTGTGTCAGCTAAAGTAATAAGATGTCGCTGCGGCGTTTCTTGGGATTTTCCGATGGTGAGCTGATGAGGTCTGATGCAAAACCTTGCTCCAGGTTGATGAGACACACTGCAGGGATATACAGTGTTGGTGGAGCCTTAGGATTTTGGGTCCTTTGCCGATTGCACTAtggtttgtttttttcttttgttccttGTTTATGTCTCTGCATCTTATTATTTTTCacatgccttctaagtgtttggtGAAATGCTACACTTATCATAATGGTAAAGTTTTAGTTTCTGCTTCCTTGCATTTATGAATGTCTTTCACAAGCAAATTTCAAAAGTTCACTCATTTATAAACATAATAcatgtttttttttatcattttttagtGTGTGTTATTCGGTACTTTATGTATGTATTCGCCTGAGCCCTTAATGACCCATAGTTAATAGTATCACTAGTGGACCAGGAAACAATAAAAGATCATCATTCTAGTAAATAATGGGAAGAATATAACTCTGAATACTTGGTTAAAGGGAGATATGCTTAGCTCTACTTACCTCGGTCCAGAATTACTAATATAGAAATGGGAAATGAACAAACAATGTAATGCTAGCAGTATCACTGAATGTTTTTCAGAAGATTATAGTAATGTAACAGGTTCAATACACTCTTGTAGCAGTATCAATGTAAAGTGTAAGATTATGGTAACATAACAGGTTCACTACATTTAACCCTTTGATTCTTCAACCATACTTGCAATTTGTCAAAGAATTGGGATCAAGATAGAAGAATGGGGAGAGACGAATCCTAATCATGGATTAGGTAGAACCATGCTTGACTTAAGACTTTTTCCTGATGCTAGCCCCATATAACCCCTCCAATCTGTAGCTAACCCTTCACCAAATCCTTAAGCAGTCAAGCCAATTCAGGCCCATTGGCACTATTACAGAAGAGTAGTGACATTGTCCCACTTGAATCTCAGCAAACTCTTCTGTTTGATGTTtttccatgtttcctttcctGTAATTTATTTGGCTTCTTGAAATGGTTACAACTTTGAGCCCTTGCTTCTTTTTTTGGCCTTTTTTCTATTTACCAAAACCAAGAATAGTCATTTGATCTTCTTTGGATGATGATATTAAAGCAAATAGATAATGTATGGATCTTTTTCTTGTCTAATTAGAAATAGGAAATCCACTTATTAATGTGAGCCAATATGACTTTTGCAGATTTCTAGTCTGCTCTTTTGGTAGAGCCTAGTCTCTAATTTTATCTGTGAACATTGCACTGGGATTAGTCACTATTTTCATTTgttacactttttgttttcttgttCGCTATGGGTTTGTTTGTAAGTTGGTTTTAGAGGGAAAGGGAGGGGAAGGAGGGTTTGTAGTGTTATACTTTGAAATTCTACACTACAAAccacttccttcttctcctctccaAAATCGCAACTCTCAAATTACCCCTTAAATAGAatatgagaaaaagaaaataaagctgtagaaaaagaaagtaaatgTGTTTCATATATCTGGTTTCACTCTAAAATGGTCTTATGAATTTTTCAAATAGCTTTGGGTGCAAATGTTTTCAACTTTTTTGAGTCCTTCCACAGTTCCACTACAACTAGTAATCAATTTTTTGCATCATTATCACTGCAGGCCCTCGAATTACAATTCCCAGGAGTCTTCGTTGGGCAGCCTGTGGTGCTGTAACTACAAGCGCAAGCACAGCTTTGCTGGTTCGCTTATTTAGTCCCGAGTGTGAACCCCAGAATATCGCTGCTTATGACAACAAAAAGTAGTACTGGCTGTCCCTCTCTCTCTTATTACATAGAAAGCAGAAAAAAATTATCTATTTTGGATGCTTTAATGATGGACTAGCAAGAGTGAATCACACCACACCAGTAACTCTTTTAGCATCTACTTAGTGGATCAGGTTACCGTTGTATTGCATTTGTAAGTTTTTATCGTATGCCCTTTGAATTTTATCGTATAACCAATGGTCACATCATAACATCACAAGGAGTAAATTAAGCTAGTTACTTACCATGTCTAATAATCTTTTTACTCAAAACTAACACTTAAGATATTCGATTATATGCTGACTATCAAAATCATGAAGAAAGTCAGCAATTTCCTTTTTGGTCTGATTATATGCTGATTATCTTATTTAAGAGTTTCAATCTAGTTATACTAGTAATGACATTAGTTTATCTTTATACTCCATTTTTACTAGCTGCTCAAGTGCTTATTGCTGTGAATGCTGGGTATATCGGTGTATGCCTAATGCCTTACAGTCTCCAAAATTGACAATGAAAATATGTGTGAAAATAACAGCAGAAGCTAAAATAATTGGGAAATGAAGTTGGCAACAACGCAGGTAATGGGGGCCTTAAAACCATGGTGCTATTGCTTGGGCctcacaaaagaaagaaaaaagcccAACAGCAAGATCAAGAAAGTCAGCAATTTCCTTTTTGGTCTGATTATATGCTGATTATCTTATTTAATGGAGGATTCTATGGGTAGAAACTTATTGCACTTAAAACAGATAATACATATATGTAGTTATAAAAGTAGATTTGAATCTTCGAAAGCACACGGTGTAACTAAGAGGGTGGACTACAAATCATTCTTTAGGTTGCTATTAGGTATCCGGTGTTTGTATCTATcaagaattttaaaattattggATTGGAAGATAATAGTCTTCCAAACGTAACATCCACCTCATTATAGAATATTGCTGTGAAAGCTGGTTGTATCGGTGGTTGCGTTACAGTTTCTCCAAAATTAACAATAGAAATGTGTGAAAATGACAACAGAAGCTAAAATAATGGAAAATGAAGTTGACAAAAACACAGGCAATCAGGCCTTAAAAACATGGTGCCGTCCATCACCTTCTAAATTttccaataaaaaaaattcttcggCTACTGATGTATAGTTTTAATTTTGATAGTTTGATACTTATATAAACTAACTAAGAAAATTTATATAAACTAACTTCTAATTAAAATTAGTCTTGTGAAAAAAAATGTGTtgcttatatttatatttattctcATTTCATATTTTTCTTTCGGGAAAAAAAAATCTCATTTCATACTTATTACTTTAATACACTAAtagtttaaaaaattaattgaagtACCTTTGGAGCTAATTTAAACCAAATACCATGATTACTTATATAATGATATTTCAAAGTTGTTAAATAAGTCATGTGCATCAAAAGCTTTAAAACTTCAGTGTGTTCTGctcatctaattttttataagttaataaaaaaaattaattactgtaCTTAACTGTTAACAAACAGATATTCCTATTGTGGAGTGTGGACTAAACTAACATTAACAACATAAAATTTGTAATTTTGGGGGGTAGGAACACGTATCTTTCACCCTGACTATTTAACTTCAGAATTCACAGGTCACTGAAGAAACAGTAAATCTGGTATCAATGATTGTTGAATAAAAACGTATATAACATACTATTGAGTTCCTATCAATAGTGCAGGAATAATTGACAACTTCCGCAGAATCAAACCATGAAAGAAGACAGCAAATGGGTTACTACATACATGCAACTGCGAACAGAATTTGAAGAAACAAAATGAATCATCTTTACATAGAAAAAAAAGGGGCCACTTTCCAAATTGGTTCCCTCGTCATCATTTTTATAATATTCCTCCTCCAATCCCATCCCATCCCATCATCTTCTCTCTCACCATAATGTACTGTAAAACACTGCATTATCCATTCCACCACCACTTATCTTTGTTCTCATTCCCAATTCTCAATAATATTCCCATCTTCCACTCTCAATTCCAAAATGGCCACCCATAACAACCACCTCAATGGTGATGCTATATCCAACCGTCACGTGTCAAAGAAACCAAAGCTCGCTCCAACCGCTGCCGTCGCCGTCATCACCGAGGACGACCTCCACTCGGAATTCTCCCATCACGATCCCGCCGTCGCGCGCATCAACAACGGCAGCTTCGGATGCTGCCCTGCCTCCGTCATCGCCGCCCAGCGCCGGTGGCAGCTCCTCAACCTGCGGCAGCCTGACCATTTCTACTTCAACGAGCTCAAGAAAGGGATCCTCCACTCCCGCACCATCATAAAAGACCTCGTCAACGCGGAACACGTCGACGAGATCTCCATCGTCGACAACGCAACCACCGCCGCAGCCGTCGTCCTCCAACAAACCGCCTGGGCCTTCCACGAGGGAAGGTTCCAGAAAGGCGTCGACGCCGTTGTCATGCTCCACTACGCATACGGCTCCGTCAAGAAGTCCGTGGAGGCGTACGTGTCACGCGCCGGTGGCGACGTCATCCAGGTCCCCCTCCCCTTCCCCCTAACTTCCCCCAACGAAATCATAACAGAATTCCGTTGCGCATTGGAAAGAGCGAAATCTGGCGGGAAAACGGTTAGACTGGCAGTTATCGATCACGTGACTTCGATGCCCAGCGTGGTGATCCCCGTGAAGGAGTTAGTTAGAATCTGCAGAGAGGAAAGTGTGGATAAAGTTTTTGTGGATGCGGCCCACGGGATAGGGTGTACCAGCGTTGACATGCAAGAAATTGGGGCTGACTTTTACACCAGCAATTTGCACAAGTGGTTCTTTTGTCCACCTTCGATTGCGTTCTTGTACAGTCGCAAGAACTCCAGTTCTTGCGATCTGCATCACCCTGTGGTGTCTCATGAGTACGGCAACGGTTTAGCCGTTGAGAGTGCATGGATAGGGAATAGGGACTATAGTGCACAGCTTGTGGTGCCTGATGTGCTGGAATTTGTGAACAGGTTTGAAGGGGGAATTCAGGGGATTAAGAGGAGGAACCATGAAAAGGTTGTTGAGATGGGTCAGATGCTGGCTGCGGCTTGGGGGACACATCTCGGAAGCCCGCCGGAGATGTGTGCGAGTATGGCCATGGTTGGATTGCCGGCTTGCTTGGGGATTAGGTGTGATTTGGATGTGGCTAGGTTGAGGACTCATTTGAGGGATGAATTTGGGGTTGAGGTCCCTATTTATTTTCGAGCACCGGCAGCCGCGATCTCCGCTGGGGATGTGGTCACCGGCTATGCTCGGATTTCTTATCAGGTGTACAACAAAGTTGAGGACTATTATAAGTTCAGAGATGCCGTTGACCAGCTTGTGAACAGTGGCTTTACTTGTGCTCAGCTTTCAACTTGAAGAGGTATGTATATTATATGCTCTGTTATGTTATCCATCTAATCCGTTGAATGTTATTTCAATTTTTGTGATAAGTGAGTTTGGAAAGATTGAATAATTGATTTTGTAAGGGGCTCCTACGGTGAAACATGATTGCGTACAATCTAACATAATCCCAATTACCAACTTTTATGTTAGAAGATTGATGTCAAATATGATGTGAGTATATCATGTGAGTTAATTTTCCTCCAGTTTTTTCCTGCAGTATTGCTCTATCATGTGAGTGCTACGTTGATAGTTCAGAGCTTCGCTGCTAGTGCTAGTCTGCTAGAGAACAAATATGCTTCATTTTTTCATCGTTTTAATGAATAATTAGCGATTACTGGCAGTCTGTCACTGTTTTCTGCGCTGTGGGTTAAAACAGATTCGTTACCTTTAAATGCTTTGCTCAAACTTATGAAACAAAAACTTAGTTTAGCCATTATTGAGAAATCACTAAGGTTTATAACTCAGATTACAGAAATAGAATTTCATTATCATTTTCTGTGCTAGTGTTAATAATTAAGGTTCAAATACACTGTCTAGACTCTAGATTCTCAATCGGAGAAAGTCAGGATTTCTTTGGTGTCACAACCAAGTGCATCACAGCaatattttttatcaatattttttggaaaagtatagggtaccaacatattatctgccaacttctgccaactcttatttataattgtgtttcatggaagtgtgttcgtggatgtgtttaataattaatatattttaaatacatatataaagagatacatccagaaaatatatttataaagatacttctattaaatacagctataaaaaagacatttttattagacacattcacGAACAGAtttccatgaaacacaattataaataagagttggcagaagttggcagatatgctgttggtaacaTAGCGAACcgatattttttttataacaattaaTAGACAAAATGTATGAATAATTGAATATGTTCAAATTATTACTGCATAACATTTTAATAATCTTATTTAACATATTGGTTTAATTATTGGATGTCGTATTTCTTGTTTTCCCAACCACAAAATTGCTTTCTAAGTATATATATTGGTTTAATATTATTCTAGTtttgatgtatttttttttttcgactATTCTGCTATAAGATATCAATATGACAAAAGTGTTTTTCATTGCAGCAAAATGTGTCGAAGAAGACTTTTTAGGTGAATAACAGTAAAAGAGCTATGAATGCGTTCAAGCTCTATTAGGTGGTGATGGTTTCGGTACCATGAACTCTCTCCATACATGATTTTGTAGACAACAGTAAAAACTGCGTCGTTTTGGCGCTTTCTGGAGCTCAATTCAGAGCGTAGTTAACTTTGGTGTTGAAAACGCATGGCATTATATttgtaaatatataaatataatcgTGATTCTCTGAATGTTGCATGCTTCCAAGTTTCAACCATCATTGTCCCAATTGAAATTAAACTTATTACTTGACCCTGTTTTCACAGTTGCCTTGATCTCTCGGAAAATGCTTTTGACTTGTCCAATAAACACCAAAATTAGACTTGTTAAAATTTATAACAACTAAATACATCCAAGTATCCAACCCAATTTTAGACCGAATGTTAAGAATTAAGATACACCTTCCACGGGTGTCTAAAATAAGTATAAAATTTTGTTCGCATGGAATGTAATATTGATGCAGGAGCATCTATTGGGTTATTAGAAATATTAACTAAAGTAATAAAGTTTAGTTATGTTATTATAATATGCatatgaattagtcccacatcgcCTAATACTCAAAGGCTTCTCCTCCCCTACTAGTATAAGTATACGTATGTATCCCTTTTATTTGCAAGTTAAATTGATTGagttatatatttaaataagcTATGTGCTTATTTTTCTTTAGGCTCTTTAAGAGTAAGAGGTACATCCTTGGCTTAGCCAATCAAGGTGGGTTCTTGGCTATTTTCACCATAGTGGGGTTGTTAATCTCGCCAAGATTGGTGACCCAAGCGACGTCTCGGCATCAGTTTGGTATCAAGAGCTAGGTCTCCTTGACTTGCTCCAGTAAAATTTTATTTGGTTCGCGGTACGATCTTAGTGCGGTTTTCTCGCTGTTGGTTCGAGTCGTCATCAGTACGGATTGTCTGTTGCGAAATTCCGGGTAAtattgttcttttcttttctgttggtGATTATCTTCGTTCATTTccatcattatcatcattgtGCATCCTCATCATC from Arachis ipaensis cultivar K30076 chromosome B09, Araip1.1, whole genome shotgun sequence includes these protein-coding regions:
- the LOC107619594 gene encoding uncharacterized protein LOC107619594, producing MSLRRFLGFSDGELMRSDAKPCSRLMRHTAGIYSVGGALGFWVLCRLHYGPRITIPRSLRWAACGAVTTSASTALLVRLFSPECEPQNIAAYDNKK
- the LOC107619001 gene encoding probable L-cysteine desulfhydrase, chloroplastic, which gives rise to MATHNNHLNGDAISNRHVSKKPKLAPTAAVAVITEDDLHSEFSHHDPAVARINNGSFGCCPASVIAAQRRWQLLNLRQPDHFYFNELKKGILHSRTIIKDLVNAEHVDEISIVDNATTAAAVVLQQTAWAFHEGRFQKGVDAVVMLHYAYGSVKKSVEAYVSRAGGDVIQVPLPFPLTSPNEIITEFRCALERAKSGGKTVRLAVIDHVTSMPSVVIPVKELVRICREESVDKVFVDAAHGIGCTSVDMQEIGADFYTSNLHKWFFCPPSIAFLYSRKNSSSCDLHHPVVSHEYGNGLAVESAWIGNRDYSAQLVVPDVLEFVNRFEGGIQGIKRRNHEKVVEMGQMLAAAWGTHLGSPPEMCASMAMVGLPACLGIRCDLDVARLRTHLRDEFGVEVPIYFRAPAAAISAGDVVTGYARISYQVYNKVEDYYKFRDAVDQLVNSGFTCAQLST